The DNA sequence ACATTTTCTAAGTCAGAGGGAATCTTAGCGGCTGGATTTGCACTTTGCAGTGTTGCTGGCAACTTGTTGATGTGTTCCTCCATCACTTCAAACGCGGTTCTGCCTTCGAATACCTGACGACCAGTAAGTGTCTGAAACATCACACAACCTAGAGAATATATGTCACTGCGGGCATCAACAGGCTCCGATAAAATTTGCTCGGGGCTCATGTATTGCACGGTACCGAGGGCAATGCCGGTTTGAGTGAGCGATGGAACACTGTGACTCAGGACCTTAGCCAGACCAAAGTCCAACAGTTTTGCATCTCGCTCCTTTCCTATACTCTGAATAAAAATGTTTGCTGGTTTGATGTCACGATGAACGATGCCTTGCTCGTGTGCCGCAATCAGAGCGTTGCAACACGATAGGAATATGGGGAGCGCTTCCTCTATATCGAGACATTCAAAACGCCGCAATAAGCTAGCCAGGCTCTCGCCTTCCAGGTATTGCATGGCAATGAAGGGTTGCCCGTTGGAGAGCCTACCGTATTCGTATACGGTGCATATACTCGAGTGGTTCAAACGAGCACCCGACTCAGCTTCCCGTTGGAAGCGGGCGGTGCTTTCCGCATTAGTAAGCAGGTGCGGGTGCAAGACCTTAAGCGCAACCACTCTGCTGGGGTGCAGTTGCCGGGCTTTGTAGACCTGAGAGCAGGCGCCAGTGCCTATAAGCGCCAGAATCTCGAAACGGTCATCGCTGGGTATCGCTTCGCCAGACAGTTTCGGGGTCTGAGAAGAAAGACCCAGGATGTTAGCCCAATTTATGGCACCGGTGGGGGTGGAATCCTCCTTAAAGTCCGCGCTGTCGTCACTCCGCACCA is a window from the Candidatus Melainabacteria bacterium genome containing:
- a CDS encoding serine/threonine protein kinase — encoded protein: MGSLSTGESEIDMVRSDDSADFKEDSTPTGAINWANILGLSSQTPKLSGEAIPSDDRFEILALIGTGACSQVYKARQLHPSRVVALKVLHPHLLTNAESTARFQREAESGARLNHSSICTVYEYGRLSNGQPFIAMQYLEGESLASLLRRFECLDIEEALPIFLSCCNALIAAHEQGIVHRDIKPANIFIQSIGKERDAKLLDFGLAKVLSHSVPSLTQTGIALGTVQYMSPEQILSEPVDARSDIYSLGCVMFQTLTGRQVFEGRTAFEVMEEHINKLPATLQSANPAAKIPSDLENVVLTALAKDPGRRYQSVEELRDALASLSIEPEGHFFNQMVLYALLVFSIFLLFFFFVRI